In one window of Paraflavitalea soli DNA:
- a CDS encoding sialate O-acetylesterase: MKRSFLSLAILVLAQFVYADVTLPRIFGDNMVLQRNKPIPIWGWAGANEKITVQFNKQVKTIKADKTGQWKLTLDPEQAGGPWQLTVKGKNNLTINNILVGEVWICSGQSNMEWIVNNTNNKDEEIRNASFPHIRHFKVPIKTATTPQKDIAGGEWKVCSPQTVGDFTAVGYFFARDLYQQLNVPIGLINTTWGGTMVETWTSKEAFEASEEFKTLFGNTPIANLEAALKQRAQQLVQKIEAQQGSLKSITETDSWKNATFNDDNWAHMKLPNAWETQGYDDMDGVAWFRKTIVLNEAQAGKTATLQLAQIDDIDETWVNGTKVGGVAQWDAPRSYTIPAGVLKAGKNVIAIRVTDNGGGGGVHGDPAAMKLTIDNASQSLAGDWLFRVESIRISDAIGPNSYPALLFNSMINPLIPYAIEGAIWYQGEANAGRAYQYRKAFPLMITDWRKRWNQGDFPFYFVQLASFSAADGNTQKGSTWAELREAQTNTLSLPNTGMAVTIDIGESKDIHPRNKQDVGKRLAAIALNNLYQKSGEYSGPLYQGMKTVGNKIELSFTHAANGFAAKDKYGYIKGFEIAGADHKFYFAQVQVTGDKLIVYSDKVPAPLAVRYAWADDMPEANLYNKEGFPAVPFRTDNWKGITDEVKYEVK, from the coding sequence ATGAAAAGATCCTTCCTTAGCCTTGCCATTCTCGTCCTTGCCCAATTCGTCTATGCCGATGTTACCCTGCCCCGCATATTTGGAGACAATATGGTGCTCCAGCGCAATAAGCCCATTCCCATATGGGGTTGGGCCGGGGCCAACGAAAAGATCACCGTTCAATTTAATAAGCAGGTAAAGACCATCAAGGCCGATAAGACCGGTCAGTGGAAACTCACCCTCGATCCCGAGCAGGCAGGCGGCCCCTGGCAGCTGACCGTAAAAGGGAAGAACAACCTTACCATCAACAACATCCTCGTGGGAGAAGTGTGGATCTGCTCTGGTCAGTCCAATATGGAATGGATCGTCAATAACACCAACAACAAAGACGAAGAGATCAGAAATGCCAGCTTCCCCCATATACGTCATTTTAAAGTGCCCATTAAGACCGCTACCACACCACAGAAAGACATTGCAGGCGGCGAATGGAAAGTATGCAGCCCCCAAACCGTAGGCGACTTTACAGCCGTAGGTTATTTCTTCGCCCGCGACCTTTACCAGCAATTAAATGTACCGATAGGGCTCATCAACACTACCTGGGGAGGCACCATGGTAGAGACCTGGACCAGCAAAGAAGCCTTTGAGGCCAGTGAGGAGTTTAAAACATTGTTTGGAAATACCCCCATTGCCAACCTCGAAGCAGCCTTGAAACAACGGGCGCAGCAATTGGTGCAGAAGATAGAAGCCCAACAAGGTTCCCTCAAATCCATTACTGAAACTGACAGTTGGAAGAACGCCACCTTCAATGATGACAACTGGGCCCACATGAAACTCCCCAATGCCTGGGAAACCCAGGGTTATGATGATATGGATGGAGTGGCCTGGTTTCGCAAGACCATTGTGCTCAATGAAGCGCAGGCAGGAAAAACCGCTACCCTCCAGCTGGCGCAAATTGATGATATAGACGAAACCTGGGTCAATGGCACCAAAGTAGGTGGTGTTGCCCAATGGGATGCTCCCCGCAGCTATACTATACCCGCAGGCGTTCTGAAAGCTGGCAAAAATGTGATCGCCATCCGTGTCACCGACAACGGCGGCGGAGGCGGTGTGCATGGTGATCCGGCTGCTATGAAACTTACCATTGATAATGCTTCCCAGTCATTGGCGGGCGATTGGTTATTCAGGGTCGAATCCATCCGTATATCCGATGCTATCGGCCCCAATAGCTATCCTGCTTTGCTGTTCAATAGCATGATCAATCCCCTGATCCCTTACGCTATAGAGGGAGCGATCTGGTACCAGGGTGAGGCCAATGCAGGCCGTGCTTACCAATACCGCAAAGCTTTCCCCCTCATGATTACCGATTGGAGAAAACGTTGGAACCAGGGCGATTTCCCCTTTTATTTTGTACAACTCGCCAGCTTCAGTGCCGCCGATGGTAATACACAGAAAGGAAGCACCTGGGCCGAATTGCGCGAAGCACAAACCAATACCTTGTCATTGCCCAATACAGGCATGGCCGTAACCATTGATATCGGTGAGTCAAAAGACATCCACCCCCGCAATAAACAGGATGTGGGAAAGCGGCTGGCAGCCATTGCCCTCAATAACCTCTACCAAAAGAGCGGCGAGTATAGCGGTCCTTTATACCAGGGTATGAAAACAGTGGGCAATAAAATTGAATTGTCATTTACCCATGCCGCTAATGGGTTCGCAGCGAAAGATAAATATGGTTACATCAAAGGATTTGAAATTGCAGGCGCCGATCACAAATTCTATTTCGCACAGGTGCAGGTAACCGGCGATAAATTGATTGTCTACAGCGACAAAGTACCGGCACCCCTGGCTGTTCGTTATGCCTGGGCCGATGATATGCCCGAAGCCAACCTGTACAATAAAGAAGGTTTTCCGGCAGTTCCATTCCGCACCGATAACTGGAAAGGCATTACCGACGAGGTGAAATATGAAGTAAAGTAA
- a CDS encoding DUF4136 domain-containing protein, which produces MLSQNFIDGEAAFCVNNSTLTVTMVDAKTDHTIWQGWTTVEVASRNVTQKDIQASVRSIFRKFDVVTK; this is translated from the coding sequence ATTCTTTCACAAAACTTTATTGACGGTGAAGCAGCTTTTTGCGTTAATAATAGCACCCTCACCGTCACCATGGTGGATGCCAAAACAGATCATACCATCTGGCAGGGTTGGACCACCGTTGAGGTAGCCAGCCGGAATGTGACGCAGAAAGATATCCAGGCCAGCGTAAGATCCATCTTCAGAAAGTTCGACGTAGTAACAAAATAA
- a CDS encoding BT_3044 domain-containing protein, producing MKKITIFYSFLLVLLGTSCIKEAYKIDFDDNTRRIITEFTDAKNEVNTLALDYKDQFIETDLTELQIFRSDFNSDVQVKVALNKAVVDTYNQAHPGGEFDIPPAGSFNLVATDLVISPATRKTKVRIRIKPSAITGGAYAIGLSIAQVSQGEISPIYKNVLIEVKVKNDYEASYTASGLRTAYGGPTNAAPVTGLFDIEGSKYLYTIDLNTVEAEVADLGASAWMYLEINPTTHQVTVLPSAGGPSFASLQNNGPCTYDPATKTFELNYKYLNAAGNLREITETLVLE from the coding sequence ATGAAAAAGATAACCATTTTCTATAGTTTTCTCCTTGTATTACTCGGTACATCCTGCATCAAGGAAGCATATAAAATTGATTTTGACGACAATACCAGGCGGATCATTACCGAGTTTACAGATGCAAAGAATGAGGTCAATACTTTGGCATTGGATTATAAGGACCAGTTCATTGAGACCGATCTTACCGAGTTGCAAATTTTCCGGTCGGACTTTAATTCCGATGTACAGGTAAAAGTTGCTTTGAACAAGGCTGTTGTTGATACCTATAACCAGGCGCATCCTGGTGGTGAGTTTGACATTCCTCCTGCAGGCTCTTTTAACCTTGTAGCTACCGACCTGGTGATCTCACCGGCAACCCGCAAAACCAAGGTACGCATCCGGATCAAACCTTCCGCCATCACCGGTGGTGCGTATGCCATTGGCTTATCCATTGCACAGGTAAGCCAGGGAGAGATCAGCCCTATTTACAAGAACGTCCTGATAGAAGTTAAAGTGAAAAACGATTATGAAGCCTCTTACACAGCATCAGGATTACGGACCGCCTATGGTGGCCCTACAAATGCGGCGCCTGTAACAGGTCTATTCGACATTGAAGGCAGCAAATACCTGTATACCATTGATCTTAACACGGTGGAAGCAGAAGTGGCCGACCTGGGCGCCAGCGCCTGGATGTACCTGGAAATTAATCCCACTACCCACCAGGTCACAGTACTGCCCAGTGCTGGCGGTCCTAGTTTTGCTTCTTTGCAAAACAATGGTCCTTGCACCTATGATCCGGCTACCAAAACCTTTGAATTGAATTATAAATACCTCAATGCCGCCGGTAATTTGCGGGAAATAACCGAAACACTGGTGCTTGAATAA
- a CDS encoding RagB/SusD family nutrient uptake outer membrane protein, with protein sequence MKNTINKYITCLFSRLEQMPRSSQSLSRHSISGVGIVAHSLLLVLLFSACAKQIEIKPEYQLDGSSPLATITEADNVLTGAYDAFQSGDYYSSAGIGPFSIAPDISSDDLIETHESLGNEQATAEWTYIPTDNTVRTPWLGAYGIISGVNIILRDIDNIASQDPKAARRIKGQALAIRAHVHFDLLRLYGESLDGNSTAKGVPYVTTFDVNAKPGRNTVKESYDKILADLSEAATQLSGELDKPINTATDKSRVDWLVVKAMQARVYLYAGQWQAAADAATAVISRKALSTIDEFPAIWNDESVAEVLWSVSFESVGDGAVYDNVYFARGNRSAYRPAQGLTTLYDQSNDVRYGAYMATVGDLNGTPHSPRLIVVKHLGKGNKTDGVVNWKAYRVAELYLIRAEANFKLTKESNALSDLNTLRENRIDGFTPGAETGTALWNAILTERRKELAFEGTRFFDFKRWNKTAINRCASNTDSPSTICSLASNNKGWAWPIPFNETNVNPNLKQNEGY encoded by the coding sequence ATGAAAAATACCATCAATAAATATATCACTTGCCTTTTCTCCCGTTTGGAGCAAATGCCCCGCAGCTCGCAGTCCCTGTCCCGACACAGCATTAGCGGAGTCGGGATCGTAGCTCACAGCTTGCTGCTGGTCCTTCTGTTCTCGGCTTGCGCTAAACAGATCGAAATTAAACCCGAGTACCAGTTGGATGGCAGCAGCCCATTGGCCACCATTACAGAAGCGGATAATGTATTGACCGGTGCTTATGACGCTTTCCAATCCGGCGATTATTATTCTTCAGCTGGCATTGGCCCTTTCTCCATCGCCCCCGATATCTCAAGCGATGACCTCATTGAAACCCACGAATCCCTGGGAAATGAGCAGGCCACTGCCGAATGGACCTATATCCCTACCGATAATACCGTAAGAACACCCTGGCTCGGCGCCTATGGCATTATTTCAGGTGTTAACATCATCCTGCGGGATATTGATAATATTGCTTCCCAGGATCCCAAAGCTGCACGACGTATCAAAGGACAGGCACTCGCTATCCGCGCCCATGTTCATTTTGATCTCCTGCGCCTGTATGGCGAGTCACTGGATGGTAATTCCACCGCCAAAGGTGTTCCGTATGTGACCACTTTCGATGTGAATGCAAAACCCGGTCGTAATACCGTAAAAGAATCCTACGATAAGATCCTGGCCGATCTGTCAGAAGCGGCTACTCAGCTCTCAGGCGAATTGGACAAACCTATTAATACAGCTACTGATAAATCACGGGTTGACTGGCTGGTGGTAAAAGCCATGCAGGCACGCGTATATCTCTATGCAGGCCAATGGCAGGCTGCCGCCGATGCAGCTACCGCAGTGATTAGTCGCAAAGCATTAAGTACTATTGATGAGTTTCCCGCTATCTGGAATGATGAGTCGGTCGCTGAAGTGTTGTGGTCCGTTAGCTTTGAAAGTGTTGGCGATGGTGCAGTCTATGATAATGTATACTTTGCCCGTGGCAACCGCAGCGCCTATCGCCCGGCACAGGGTTTAACCACTTTGTACGACCAAAGCAACGACGTGCGGTATGGTGCTTATATGGCTACAGTGGGTGATCTGAATGGTACTCCCCATTCACCGCGCCTGATTGTTGTTAAGCATTTGGGAAAAGGGAATAAAACAGATGGCGTAGTAAATTGGAAAGCCTACCGCGTGGCCGAATTGTACCTGATAAGGGCCGAAGCCAATTTCAAACTTACCAAAGAATCCAATGCATTGAGCGATCTGAATACTTTAAGGGAAAATCGCATCGATGGCTTCACGCCCGGCGCAGAAACCGGTACTGCTTTGTGGAATGCTATCCTTACCGAAAGAAGAAAAGAACTGGCTTTTGAAGGAACCCGCTTCTTTGATTTCAAAAGGTGGAACAAAACAGCCATTAACCGCTGTGCTTCCAATACCGATAGCCCTAGTACCATTTGCTCTTTGGCGTCCAACAACAAGGGTTGGGCATGGCCCATACCCTTCAACGAAACCAATGTAAATCCCAACCTGAAGCAAAACGAAGGGTATTAA
- a CDS encoding SusC/RagA family TonB-linked outer membrane protein, whose protein sequence is MRKILLHFLAMFITIYSFAQSKNINGRIVDEKGEPVAFASVKIKGARTGVAADAAGNFTIRAAIGDVLVISSAGSADKEVTVTDVPLINVQLARGQGALTEVLVTGYSTRSKRASAGSASVVAIDEVRTQPAASFDQLLQGQATGVNVRSGTGQPGAAAEILIRGRGSITGSTAPLYIVDGVQINSADFATLNQGDFENISILKDAASTSIYGSRGAGGVVVITTRRGRAGAVRFNYDVQYGQSKWPRQKLKLMNTQEKLAYEIDRGNPNGWSQADFDSLKNINTDWEDVFFRTGITQMHQLSASGGNDRTRFYASLGYLNQSGVVQATDVKRYTGRINLESGTEQLRFGINASFGYSILNNTSENNQSIVSPLNGIRWSLPYFTPYDKDGKYLQDPTPSGQPNPLQELLENKRRFPQWKGVANAFVEYKPTFVKGFTLRTNWGFDYTQNEREVYSAPGTSAGKQAQGGQGSLLRSFDRNFRYVGTNSINYKNTFGDHDISATIYQEILENDFNRFNFTGFGFTLPFPNEAGITDGTRDNGYIPVVAGTGTNNSLVSYFGEATYGYKNRYFFQAGYRRDGSSRFGTNNKWADFYNVGASWIVSDESFFESLKTIFDQVKVRASYGTVGNQSGIADFASRALFGKINYGGTTGLGLASPGNPDLRWETKQTLNLGIEFALLNNRISGSVEYYNSLTKDLFYNKTVSMTSGFATVLSNAGRLRNRGIEVSLRGVPVSTRNFSWTIDGNFTYNKNTILELGAGGEDNVLVNDGVSVLKIGKPLNTLYLVKYAGVDPANGDALYYDKDGKITKDFTADNNTYLGTADAPYFGGITNTFRYQALELQVFWVFALGNELYNNDRFNVEYPGYPASSLSKDLLREWRQPGDRTDIPRADASVYNLDKTTHFVENGSYWRLRNVQLAYNFSKGLLSKIKINSLRVFVQGQNLFTGTKYRGYDPEAPVSGSSVLNAGAQYPSLKTVTAGINIGF, encoded by the coding sequence ATGAGGAAAATCTTATTGCATTTCCTTGCAATGTTCATTACTATCTACTCATTCGCACAATCAAAGAACATTAATGGGCGTATCGTTGACGAGAAGGGAGAGCCCGTAGCATTTGCCTCAGTAAAAATTAAAGGCGCACGTACCGGTGTGGCAGCCGATGCTGCAGGAAATTTTACAATTCGTGCCGCCATTGGCGATGTTTTGGTCATTTCTTCCGCCGGTTCGGCCGATAAAGAGGTAACCGTTACCGATGTGCCGTTGATCAATGTTCAACTGGCGCGTGGCCAGGGCGCTCTCACCGAAGTGCTGGTAACTGGGTATAGTACCCGCTCAAAGCGTGCTTCGGCCGGTTCGGCCAGCGTCGTAGCCATAGATGAGGTCCGAACACAGCCTGCCGCTTCTTTTGATCAGTTGCTGCAAGGCCAGGCCACCGGTGTTAATGTGAGGAGCGGTACCGGCCAGCCAGGCGCTGCCGCCGAGATCCTGATCCGTGGCCGTGGTTCCATCACAGGATCTACCGCCCCACTATACATAGTGGATGGCGTTCAGATCAACTCAGCCGATTTTGCCACCCTCAACCAGGGCGACTTTGAAAACATTTCCATTTTGAAAGATGCTGCCTCTACTTCCATCTATGGCTCGCGTGGAGCAGGTGGCGTTGTAGTCATCACTACACGCAGAGGACGTGCCGGGGCCGTTCGTTTTAACTATGACGTACAATACGGTCAAAGCAAATGGCCTCGTCAGAAACTTAAACTGATGAATACCCAGGAAAAGCTGGCCTATGAAATAGATCGTGGTAACCCCAACGGTTGGTCCCAGGCCGATTTTGACAGTTTAAAAAATATCAATACCGATTGGGAAGATGTTTTCTTTCGTACCGGTATTACCCAAATGCACCAGTTAAGTGCTTCCGGAGGTAATGATCGTACCAGGTTCTACGCTTCTCTCGGGTACTTGAATCAATCTGGTGTGGTACAAGCTACTGATGTGAAAAGATATACCGGCCGCATCAACCTCGAAAGCGGTACCGAACAGCTCCGTTTCGGGATAAATGCTTCTTTTGGGTACTCTATCCTGAACAATACTTCCGAAAATAACCAAAGCATCGTTTCTCCACTCAATGGTATCCGCTGGTCATTGCCTTATTTCACCCCCTACGATAAGGATGGCAAATACCTGCAGGATCCTACCCCTTCGGGTCAGCCCAATCCTTTGCAGGAGCTGCTGGAAAACAAACGCCGCTTCCCTCAGTGGAAAGGGGTAGCCAATGCTTTTGTTGAATACAAACCCACCTTTGTAAAGGGATTCACCCTGCGCACCAATTGGGGCTTTGATTACACCCAAAATGAAAGAGAGGTCTACAGCGCACCGGGTACCAGTGCCGGTAAACAGGCCCAGGGAGGTCAGGGTAGCTTGCTGCGCTCGTTCGACCGCAATTTCCGGTACGTGGGTACCAACTCTATCAATTACAAAAATACTTTTGGCGATCACGACATCAGCGCCACCATTTACCAGGAAATACTGGAAAACGATTTTAACCGGTTCAACTTTACGGGCTTTGGATTTACCCTGCCATTCCCCAATGAAGCAGGTATTACCGATGGAACAAGAGATAATGGATATATCCCTGTAGTGGCAGGAACTGGTACCAATAATTCATTGGTATCCTACTTTGGTGAAGCGACTTATGGGTATAAGAACCGCTACTTTTTCCAGGCAGGCTACAGGCGTGATGGTTCGTCGCGCTTTGGTACCAATAACAAATGGGCCGATTTTTACAATGTAGGAGCCAGCTGGATAGTTTCCGATGAATCTTTCTTCGAATCCTTGAAAACAATCTTTGACCAGGTCAAAGTAAGAGCCAGTTATGGTACCGTGGGTAACCAATCTGGTATCGCCGATTTTGCTTCCAGGGCCTTATTCGGTAAGATCAATTATGGCGGTACTACCGGATTGGGGCTGGCCTCACCCGGTAATCCCGATCTCCGGTGGGAAACCAAGCAAACCCTCAACCTGGGTATTGAGTTTGCCCTGTTGAACAACCGCATCAGTGGTTCAGTAGAATATTACAACAGCCTTACCAAAGACCTGTTTTATAACAAAACGGTGTCTATGACTTCTGGTTTTGCCACCGTACTCTCCAATGCAGGCCGTTTGCGCAACAGAGGTATAGAAGTAAGCCTGCGTGGTGTTCCTGTTAGCACACGCAATTTCAGCTGGACCATCGATGGCAACTTCACCTACAATAAAAACACCATTCTCGAACTCGGCGCCGGCGGCGAAGACAATGTATTGGTGAATGATGGCGTCAGCGTATTAAAAATTGGCAAGCCCCTCAATACCCTTTATTTGGTTAAATATGCAGGTGTTGATCCCGCCAACGGCGATGCCCTCTATTATGACAAGGATGGTAAAATAACCAAAGACTTTACAGCCGATAACAACACCTACCTTGGTACCGCTGATGCCCCTTACTTTGGTGGCATTACCAATACCTTCCGGTACCAGGCCCTGGAACTTCAGGTGTTCTGGGTATTTGCATTGGGCAATGAGTTGTACAATAATGACCGGTTCAACGTAGAATATCCCGGATATCCCGCTTCCAGCCTTTCCAAAGACCTGTTGCGCGAATGGCGTCAACCAGGCGACAGGACCGATATTCCACGTGCTGATGCCAGCGTGTACAACCTCGATAAAACCACCCATTTTGTAGAAAATGGCAGTTACTGGCGGTTGAGAAATGTGCAGCTCGCTTATAATTTTTCAAAAGGATTGCTGAGTAAAATAAAGATCAATAGCCTGCGTGTGTTTGTACAAGGCCAAAACCTGTTCACTGGTACCAAATACAGGGGGTATGACCCTGAAGCCCCGGTTTCAGGAAGCTCGGTGCTGAATGCAGGAGCCCAATACCCTTCTCTCAAAACAGTAACAGCAGGTATCAACATTGGCTTTTAA
- a CDS encoding hybrid sensor histidine kinase/response regulator, which yields MKQKLLYLGWSIYRDIVFSGLQEGITKDQRKKIIGFNQFILLALLVNFFSVVSYFYHKLYISALINITSAYFFLLAFYFGSRRKLETGRIIAVVNLNLYLIVISYIEGLKAGEYLFYFPYFLVLTFVVSIRRNSRELFIVYTITVIASLICLKLSPYTNTVQVINDALYTRLYSSNLVISLCMTIIFSYSILRVNKDNEVAIMQEKKFGDTIFNTSLDGVFIIFSQSGIIASCNHRALELFDVQEKREIEGSHVENWFDEDHVRRFNSIERTVSDGTQSWQGELAFTTQKGRTFHGYVSLAPFSYKDIRYTKISILDVSHVKMTEFELMKAKEKAEVAAKAKSRFLSNMSHELRTPLNGIIGASNLLVQEEHLPSQKAHLDILKFSSEHMMMLINDILDYNKIEAGKLELAEAPVNIKEFIQQVSTQFASQVKARGLEFKTDIDDRLNAEFITDETRLNQVLSNLLSNAIKFTHAGKITLAVRKLFASSTKATIQFIVMDTGIGIPRNKHREIFETFTQADVNTTRKYGGTGLGLAITKKIVNKFNSDLLLESEEGKGSAFHFTVELKINESRPRYIHEENISQLTQLPGVRVLIAEDNPVNLAIARRFLAKWGIEVSEAANGREAVDKFRKQEFDLLLIDLEMPEMDGATALREIRKLNNNIPVVAFTAAVYDNMQEDLLQKGFTDFIHKPFRPVELHAKINYLVAALRA from the coding sequence ATGAAGCAGAAATTATTATATCTGGGGTGGTCAATTTACCGGGATATTGTGTTTTCAGGCCTGCAGGAGGGGATCACCAAAGACCAGCGTAAAAAGATCATCGGCTTCAACCAGTTTATCCTCCTGGCATTACTCGTTAACTTCTTTTCCGTTGTCTCTTACTTTTACCACAAATTATATATCAGTGCCCTGATCAATATTACATCAGCCTACTTTTTCCTCCTCGCCTTTTATTTTGGGTCCCGGCGAAAACTAGAGACAGGTCGTATTATAGCAGTCGTAAACCTCAACCTTTACCTCATTGTCATTAGTTACATCGAAGGACTCAAAGCAGGTGAATATCTTTTTTACTTTCCTTACTTCCTCGTGCTCACTTTTGTGGTGAGTATACGGCGCAACTCCAGGGAGTTGTTCATTGTATATACCATTACCGTTATAGCCTCGCTCATCTGTCTTAAACTATCTCCTTATACCAACACCGTACAGGTCATCAATGATGCCTTGTACACCCGTTTGTACAGCAGTAACCTTGTTATATCCCTGTGCATGACCATCATTTTCTCTTATTCCATCCTGCGTGTCAACAAGGATAATGAAGTAGCGATCATGCAGGAGAAGAAATTCGGAGACACTATTTTCAATACCTCACTCGATGGCGTATTCATTATATTCAGCCAGTCAGGCATTATTGCCAGTTGCAACCACCGCGCGCTTGAACTCTTTGATGTACAGGAAAAACGCGAGATAGAAGGTTCCCATGTAGAGAACTGGTTTGATGAAGACCATGTGCGTCGTTTCAACTCCATAGAAAGGACCGTATCCGATGGTACCCAAAGCTGGCAGGGAGAGCTTGCTTTCACCACCCAAAAGGGCCGTACTTTTCACGGTTATGTTAGCCTGGCGCCTTTTTCTTACAAGGACATTCGCTATACCAAGATCAGTATCCTCGATGTGTCGCATGTGAAGATGACCGAATTTGAATTGATGAAGGCCAAGGAAAAAGCAGAAGTGGCAGCCAAGGCCAAATCGAGGTTTCTGTCCAATATGAGCCATGAGTTGCGTACTCCTTTAAACGGGATCATTGGCGCTTCCAATCTCCTGGTGCAGGAAGAGCACCTGCCTTCCCAAAAAGCCCACCTCGATATCCTGAAATTCTCATCCGAGCATATGATGATGCTCATCAATGATATCCTCGACTATAATAAAATAGAAGCAGGTAAGCTGGAGTTGGCAGAAGCACCCGTCAACATCAAAGAATTTATACAACAGGTGTCTACCCAGTTTGCTTCACAGGTGAAAGCCAGGGGACTCGAATTCAAAACAGATATTGATGACAGGCTCAATGCCGAGTTCATTACCGACGAAACACGCCTCAACCAGGTACTGAGCAACCTCTTGTCCAATGCCATCAAATTTACCCATGCCGGTAAGATCACCCTCGCCGTGCGCAAGTTGTTTGCATCCAGTACCAAAGCCACCATCCAATTCATTGTGATGGATACCGGTATTGGTATCCCCAGGAATAAACACCGTGAGATCTTTGAGACTTTTACCCAGGCCGATGTAAACACCACCCGCAAATATGGCGGGACCGGGTTGGGCCTCGCCATTACCAAAAAGATCGTCAACAAGTTCAACAGCGATCTCCTGCTCGAAAGCGAAGAAGGTAAAGGCAGCGCCTTTCATTTTACTGTCGAATTGAAGATCAACGAAAGCAGGCCCCGCTATATCCATGAGGAAAACATCAGCCAACTTACCCAGTTGCCAGGCGTTAGGGTTCTCATTGCAGAGGACAATCCTGTCAACCTGGCCATCGCCAGGCGCTTCCTCGCCAAATGGGGCATCGAGGTAAGCGAAGCTGCCAACGGCAGGGAAGCTGTAGACAAATTCCGGAAACAGGAATTTGACCTCCTTCTCATTGACCTCGAAATGCCCGAAATGGATGGCGCTACTGCACTGCGGGAGATCCGCAAACTCAACAACAATATCCCCGTGGTGGCATTTACCGCCGCCGTATACGATAATATGCAGGAAGACCTGCTCCAAAAGGGCTTTACCGATTTCATTCACAAGCCATTCCGCCCGGTCGAACTACATGCAAAAATAAATTACCTCGTTGCTGCTTTGAGGGCTTAG
- a CDS encoding Hpt domain-containing protein, whose protein sequence is MNQPTLSKQFIFNEKINSDYLFSLYADDYSYIEEVFSVTLQHFDQDFESIQVAYAGGDITDLKKGVHKMKPAFGFVGLTDIQQICGAFEDACQEATEKDELKAGYKNLIASLEEGKLVLEAEYRKLKDFNANPL, encoded by the coding sequence ATGAACCAGCCCACCCTATCTAAGCAATTCATTTTCAATGAAAAAATAAACAGTGATTACCTGTTCAGCCTGTATGCAGATGACTATTCTTATATAGAAGAAGTGTTTTCGGTGACGCTGCAGCATTTTGACCAGGATTTTGAATCCATCCAGGTGGCTTATGCAGGGGGTGATATTACTGATCTGAAGAAGGGGGTGCATAAGATGAAGCCGGCCTTTGGTTTTGTGGGGCTTACTGATATTCAGCAGATCTGTGGCGCATTTGAAGACGCCTGCCAGGAAGCGACGGAAAAAGATGAACTAAAAGCAGGATATAAAAACCTGATCGCCTCTTTAGAAGAAGGGAAGCTGGTTTTAGAAGCAGAGTATCGCAAGTTGAAAGATTTTAATGCCAATCCGCTATGA
- a CDS encoding LytR/AlgR family response regulator transcription factor, which translates to MNLKCVIVEDLQVAADYLAKCCEKSGQIDVQAHFPNVQEALVYLNQHAVDLLFLDVEMPGATGFELLDQLAYFPKVVLTTSKSEYAYDAFEYNVTDFLKKPFTYQRFLESLQKLTTATPENNITSTATDHIFIKSDGKLVRLNNDDILYIESMGDYVKFVTGDKKYVTHNTIKNLEEKVNRSCFIKVHRSYIINITKIDDIRENDLYIKGNEIPISKAHRSEVMKRLNII; encoded by the coding sequence ATGAACTTAAAGTGTGTAATAGTTGAAGACCTGCAGGTAGCTGCCGACTACCTGGCTAAATGCTGCGAGAAAAGTGGACAAATAGATGTACAGGCGCATTTCCCCAATGTACAGGAAGCGCTGGTATACCTTAACCAACATGCAGTAGATCTTTTATTCCTCGATGTAGAAATGCCCGGCGCCACGGGTTTTGAGCTATTGGATCAACTGGCCTATTTCCCCAAAGTAGTGCTTACCACTTCAAAATCGGAATATGCGTATGACGCATTTGAATACAATGTAACGGACTTCCTGAAAAAGCCCTTTACGTACCAGCGTTTCCTGGAATCTTTACAAAAGCTTACCACTGCCACACCAGAGAATAATATTACCAGTACAGCCACAGACCATATATTCATTAAAAGTGACGGGAAACTGGTACGGCTCAATAATGATGATATCCTGTACATTGAGAGTATGGGAGATTATGTGAAGTTTGTAACAGGTGATAAAAAGTATGTAACGCACAATACGATCAAGAACCTGGAAGAGAAAGTGAACAGGAGCTGTTTTATTAAAGTGCACCGCTCTTACATCATCAACATCACGAAGATTGACGATATCCGCGAAAATGACCTTTATATTAAGGGTAATGAGATCCCCATCAGTAAAGCCCACCGCAGCGAGGTGATGAAGCGGTTGAATATTATTTAG